One part of the Capra hircus breed San Clemente chromosome 4, ASM170441v1, whole genome shotgun sequence genome encodes these proteins:
- the TAS2R60 gene encoding taste receptor type 2 member 60 yields MRGEDVVPGPQVVDKTALICVVILFLLFLVALVGNGLIIAALGSEWLLRRTLSPCDKLLVSLGTSRFCLQWVVISKNIYIFLNPTTFLYSPVFQLLAVQWDFLNSATLWFSTWLSVFYCVKIATFTHPVFLWLKRNVSGLVPWMLLSSLGFSTFTTVLFFIGNQRMYQNYLRRGLQSWNVTRNAVRMYERFYLFPLKIVTWTVPTVVFIAGTVLLITSLGRHTKKVFFSISGFHSSSAQAHIKALLAFLSFAIFFTSSFLSLVLTASGMFPFREFGFWIWQIVIYLGTAIHPIILLLSNRRLRALLGRGCSSAHGAS; encoded by the coding sequence atgaggggaGAGGACGTGGTTCCAGGACCTCAGGTGGTTGATAAGACAGCCCTCATCTGCGttgttattttattccttttgttccTGGTGGCATTGGTAGGTAATGGCTTAATCATCGCGGCACTGGGCAGCGAGTGGCTGCTGCGGAGAACGTTGTCACCCTGCGATAAGTTATTGGTCAGCCTGGGGACCTCTcgcttctgcctgcaatgggtGGTAATTAGTAAGAACATTTACATTTTCCTGAATCCAACGACCTTCCTTTATAGCCCTGTGTTCCAGCTCCTGGCCGTTCAGTGGGACTTCTTGAACTCGGCAACACTGTGGTTCTCCACCTGGCTCAGTGTCTTCTACTGTGTGAAAATCGCAACCTTCACCCACCCTGTCTTCCTCTGGCTAAAGCGGAATGTATCTGGGTTGGTTCCTTGGATGCTACTCAGCTCTCTGGGGTTCTCTACCTTTACCACCGTTCTATTTTTCATAGGCAACCAGAGAATGTATCAGAACTATTTAAGGAGGGGTCTGCAATCTTGGAATGTCACTAGGAATGCTGTGAGAATGTATGAGAGGTTCTACCTCTTCCCTTTGAAAATTGTTACCTGGACCGTCCCTACTGTTGTCTTTATTGCGGGCACGGTTTTGCTCATTACATCTCTGGGAAGACACACCAAGAAGGTCTTCTTCTCCATCTCAGGCTTTCACAGTTCCAGTGCCCAGGCACACATCAAGGCCCTCTTGGCTTTTCTCTCCTTTGCTAtcttcttcacttcctctttTCTGTCACTGGTTCTCACTGCCTCAGGTATGTTTCCCTTTCGGGAGTTCGGGTTCTGGATATGGCAGATTGTGATTTATCTGGGTACAGCAATCCACCCCATTATTCTTCTCTTAAGTAACCGCAGGCTGAGAGCTCTGCTAGGGAGGGGCTGCTCCTCAGCACATGGGGCATCTTGA